The following coding sequences are from one Chondrinema litorale window:
- a CDS encoding PepSY-associated TM helix domain-containing protein, with amino-acid sequence MNTRQSNSTWKKVRKFFNDVHLWLGIASGLILFVVCLTGTIYTFSSEIQEMLNAEVYEVKNEAGLPRKTEEEIITAVEAELGAKVSSIEIPADAERSLGLNVKKEGKRRGTTYLVDPYTAEIKGTTKGAGSEFFMVMFRLHRWLLLDMNVGRPIVGWATVIFVIILLTGMVIWFPQKVKYWRQGLKIKSNAGWKRINHDLHNALGFYAFILMLVMALTGLQWSFEWYRTGLYDILGVDRSRGRGPKEEKAVNLPEQEVKLSLADYIKKADESLPYEGDYRLNLPQENQASVSVSKYKTGFFAPNGGDELKLNKYTAEVESLEKFSDKPLNEKIARSIKALHVGNVYGTFSKILYFIACLIATSLPVTGTIIWINKLKKKSKRKKSKTLSYSN; translated from the coding sequence ATGAATACTAGACAAAGTAACTCAACCTGGAAAAAAGTAAGAAAATTTTTTAACGATGTGCACCTATGGTTGGGAATCGCCTCAGGACTCATCTTATTCGTTGTTTGCCTTACCGGTACCATTTATACTTTTAGCTCAGAAATACAGGAAATGCTCAATGCAGAAGTGTATGAGGTAAAAAATGAAGCCGGGCTTCCTAGAAAGACTGAAGAAGAGATTATTACCGCAGTAGAAGCCGAATTGGGAGCCAAAGTATCTTCCATTGAAATACCTGCCGATGCAGAAAGATCGCTTGGCTTAAATGTGAAAAAAGAAGGAAAGAGAAGAGGAACAACTTATTTGGTAGACCCTTACACAGCCGAAATTAAGGGTACAACCAAAGGAGCAGGCTCTGAGTTTTTTATGGTAATGTTTAGATTACATAGATGGTTACTGTTAGATATGAATGTGGGCAGGCCGATAGTTGGTTGGGCAACTGTAATATTTGTAATAATCTTATTAACTGGTATGGTAATCTGGTTTCCACAAAAAGTAAAGTATTGGAGACAAGGTTTAAAAATAAAAAGCAATGCTGGCTGGAAGAGAATTAACCACGATTTACACAATGCTTTAGGTTTCTATGCTTTCATCTTGATGTTAGTGATGGCATTAACTGGTTTACAGTGGTCGTTCGAATGGTACAGAACAGGTTTATATGATATTTTAGGAGTTGATAGATCTAGAGGTCGTGGGCCAAAAGAAGAAAAAGCAGTGAACTTACCAGAGCAAGAAGTGAAATTATCGCTGGCAGATTACATTAAAAAAGCAGATGAATCTTTACCTTATGAAGGTGATTACAGATTGAATTTACCTCAAGAAAACCAAGCAAGTGTTTCGGTTTCTAAATACAAAACAGGCTTTTTTGCACCAAACGGTGGTGATGAACTAAAGCTTAATAAATACACTGCTGAAGTAGAAAGTTTAGAGAAATTTTCTGATAAGCCACTAAACGAAAAAATTGCTAGGTCTATTAAGGCTTTGCATGTGGGGAATGTCTATGGCACTTTTTCTAAGATTCTTTATTTTATTGCTTGTTTAATTGCTACCAGTTTGCCTGTTACAGGAACCATTATCTGGATTAATAAGCTGAAGAAAAAATCTAAAAGAAAGAAATCTAAAACACTTTCTTATAGTAATTAA
- a CDS encoding heavy-metal-associated domain-containing protein — protein sequence MENMKFKTTINCGGCLKSVTPSLNKVDGINHWEVDLDNPDKVLSVDSSSASEKEVVEAVKKVGFEIERID from the coding sequence ATGGAAAACATGAAGTTTAAAACCACAATAAACTGTGGCGGATGTTTAAAAAGTGTTACTCCTTCACTAAATAAGGTTGATGGCATTAATCATTGGGAAGTTGACTTAGACAATCCTGATAAAGTATTGAGTGTAGATAGCAGCAGTGCATCAGAAAAAGAGGTAGTTGAAGCAGTGAAAAAAGTAGGATTTGAAATAGAAAGAATTGATTGA
- a CDS encoding heavy metal translocating P-type ATPase, with protein sequence METLVSENKKIKKESFPVEGMSCASCAASVESILSQTEGVAKASVNFASNSVLVEYDEAVSESDLQNALRSVGYDLIIDTEDPAEAQEALRQKHYQEIKNRTIWSAVFTAPIFIIGMFFMDWAPGKWISLALSIPVLFYFGRNFYVNAWKQTRHGQANMDTLVALSTGIAFLFSLFNTLVPNFWRAHGIEPHVYYEAATVIITFISLGKLLEERAKSNTSSAIKKLMGLQPKTVKVLMGGNEMEIPVGAVQKGHTIIVKPGEKIPVDGALVNGNSYVDESMITGEPIPVAKTKGDKVFAGTINQKGSFQFNAEKVSGETLLSQIIKMVQQAQGSKAPVQKLTDKIASIFVPVIIAISIVTFIVWISVGGENAFTHALLTSVAVLVIACPCALGLATPTAIMVGVGKGAENNILIKDAESLELAHKVNAIVLDKTGTITEGKPTVTNLNWVNKQLVSNLAPILLAIEAQSEHPLAAAVVEKLKEENVNQASLSHFESVTGKGVIAQDELGKKYLIGNSRLMQEHQIAITSDVSKQVKQWQDEAKTVIFFSDNKQILATIAITDKIKATSKSAIEKLQKRGVEVYMLTGDNLQTAKAVANQLGLTDFRAEVLPSDKADFVKELQQKGKTVAMVGDGINDSHALAQADVSIAMGQGSDIAMDVAKMTLITSDLEYIPKALNLSTKTVQGIHQNLFWAFIYNIIGIPIAAGVLYPINGFLLDPMIAGAAMAFSSVSVVLNSLRLKSIKL encoded by the coding sequence ATGGAAACCTTAGTTTCAGAAAATAAAAAGATAAAAAAAGAATCCTTCCCTGTTGAGGGAATGAGCTGTGCCTCATGTGCTGCCAGTGTTGAGTCTATTTTATCACAAACAGAAGGTGTAGCAAAAGCCAGTGTAAATTTTGCCTCAAACTCAGTATTAGTAGAATACGATGAAGCCGTAAGTGAAAGCGATTTGCAAAATGCATTGAGAAGTGTTGGTTACGATCTAATTATCGATACAGAAGATCCCGCCGAAGCGCAAGAAGCATTACGCCAAAAACATTATCAAGAAATAAAGAACAGAACAATTTGGTCTGCTGTATTTACAGCTCCCATTTTTATAATCGGGATGTTCTTTATGGATTGGGCTCCGGGTAAATGGATTTCACTGGCGCTCAGTATTCCTGTACTGTTTTATTTTGGTAGAAATTTTTATGTGAATGCCTGGAAACAAACCAGACATGGCCAAGCAAACATGGATACCCTGGTAGCTTTAAGTACTGGTATCGCCTTTTTGTTTAGCTTGTTCAATACGCTAGTTCCTAACTTTTGGAGAGCACACGGCATAGAACCACATGTTTATTACGAAGCTGCTACCGTAATTATCACTTTTATTTCTTTGGGTAAATTGCTCGAAGAAAGAGCAAAGTCGAACACATCATCTGCCATAAAAAAATTGATGGGTTTACAGCCTAAAACGGTAAAGGTTTTAATGGGTGGAAATGAGATGGAAATTCCGGTTGGAGCTGTGCAAAAAGGGCACACAATCATTGTAAAACCCGGCGAAAAAATTCCAGTTGATGGCGCTTTGGTAAACGGCAATTCTTATGTAGATGAAAGCATGATAACCGGAGAACCCATACCAGTTGCAAAAACTAAAGGAGACAAAGTATTCGCAGGTACTATTAATCAAAAAGGGAGCTTTCAGTTTAATGCCGAAAAAGTAAGTGGAGAAACATTGCTTTCTCAAATTATAAAAATGGTGCAGCAAGCACAAGGTAGCAAAGCTCCAGTACAAAAACTCACAGATAAAATTGCCAGCATATTTGTGCCGGTTATTATCGCGATTTCGATAGTTACTTTTATCGTGTGGATTTCTGTTGGTGGCGAGAATGCATTTACACATGCACTTTTAACTTCGGTAGCAGTGTTGGTAATCGCTTGTCCATGTGCTTTGGGTTTGGCAACTCCTACTGCCATTATGGTGGGCGTGGGTAAAGGAGCCGAAAACAATATCTTAATTAAAGATGCTGAGAGTTTAGAACTGGCACATAAAGTAAATGCTATTGTGTTAGACAAAACCGGAACCATTACCGAAGGCAAGCCAACTGTTACTAACCTAAATTGGGTAAATAAACAACTTGTAAGTAATCTAGCCCCCATCTTATTAGCAATCGAAGCACAGTCTGAACATCCATTGGCAGCAGCAGTAGTTGAGAAGTTGAAAGAAGAAAATGTAAATCAAGCAAGTCTTTCTCATTTCGAAAGTGTTACCGGTAAAGGTGTAATTGCTCAAGATGAGTTGGGCAAAAAATATCTCATAGGTAATAGTAGGTTAATGCAAGAACATCAAATAGCAATTACTTCAGATGTAAGCAAACAAGTAAAGCAATGGCAAGACGAAGCTAAAACAGTTATTTTCTTCTCAGACAATAAACAAATATTGGCCACTATCGCCATTACAGATAAGATAAAAGCCACTTCTAAATCTGCTATAGAAAAGCTACAAAAGCGTGGTGTTGAAGTATACATGCTCACTGGAGATAATTTACAGACTGCAAAAGCAGTAGCTAATCAACTTGGTTTAACAGACTTTAGAGCCGAAGTTCTTCCGTCAGACAAAGCTGATTTTGTTAAAGAATTACAGCAAAAAGGCAAAACTGTTGCCATGGTAGGTGATGGTATTAACGACTCCCATGCATTGGCACAGGCAGATGTAAGTATCGCAATGGGACAAGGCTCAGACATTGCTATGGATGTAGCCAAAATGACACTGATCACTTCTGATCTGGAATATATTCCTAAGGCTTTAAACCTGTCTACAAAAACAGTTCAGGGGATTCATCAAAACCTATTTTGGGCATTTATTTATAACATCATTGGTATACCAATCGCAGCAGGTGTGCTCTACCCTATCAACGGATTTTTACTCGACCCAATGATTGCCGGAGCAGCTATGGCATTCAGTTCGGTATCTGTTGTGTTGAATAGTTTGAGGCTAAAAAGCATAAAATTGTAA
- a CDS encoding YdcF family protein, with product MKKEVLVVLGSPNSPDGELSDISKSRLDYCKKVFTKGQLVLLTGGWGPQFNTSDKPHAFYGKEYLIKRGLLEEDFLEFALSKHTVDNAVKIKAILNEPKNTKLIIITSDYHGDRVKLIFNEILSDYEISYTCVKSNLDKAQFLALMQHEEKAINLIKQNGLYY from the coding sequence ATGAAAAAAGAAGTATTAGTTGTATTGGGCTCTCCAAACTCTCCTGACGGCGAATTGAGTGATATATCTAAAAGCAGATTAGATTATTGCAAAAAGGTATTTACCAAGGGGCAATTAGTCTTATTAACTGGAGGTTGGGGACCTCAATTTAATACATCAGATAAACCCCATGCATTTTATGGGAAGGAGTACTTAATAAAAAGAGGATTGCTCGAAGAAGATTTTTTAGAATTTGCTTTGTCTAAACACACAGTTGACAATGCTGTAAAAATTAAAGCGATCTTAAATGAGCCTAAAAACACTAAATTAATTATAATTACCTCAGATTATCACGGAGATAGAGTGAAGTTGATCTTTAATGAAATTCTAAGTGACTATGAGATAAGCTATACATGTGTGAAAAGTAACTTAGACAAAGCGCAGTTTCTTGCATTAATGCAACACGAAGAAAAAGCAATTAATCTTATTAAACAAAATGGGCTGTATTATTAG
- a CDS encoding endonuclease/exonuclease/phosphatase family protein, with protein sequence MKIMCLNGWGGKLYDKLLPYLTEEDPDILCLQEVVHTPESEKDWLTYKDGNHILPQRANFFRDIQTALPNHIGIFCPAAQGVLWDDAIKIPSQWGLATFVRKSYPIIEQIQGFVHKSYSPNDYGDHPRSRSAHAVKVFDYKENRPVVVTQMHGLRDLKGKLDTPERATQAHKLLSLANGLTENKDALIVCGDFNVEPQSETLKILADVGLTELVTTRTTKGTRNSHYKKESRYADYMLVNEHIDVLDFKVIFEPEVSDHCPLILTF encoded by the coding sequence ATGAAAATAATGTGTCTTAACGGATGGGGTGGAAAACTTTATGATAAACTGCTCCCATATTTAACTGAAGAAGATCCTGATATTCTTTGTTTACAAGAAGTGGTACACACACCAGAATCGGAAAAAGACTGGCTAACATATAAAGACGGCAACCACATTTTACCTCAACGAGCCAACTTTTTTCGAGATATACAAACTGCATTACCCAATCATATTGGTATTTTTTGCCCAGCTGCTCAAGGAGTACTCTGGGATGATGCTATTAAAATTCCTTCGCAATGGGGTTTAGCAACATTTGTAAGAAAATCTTATCCAATTATCGAGCAGATACAAGGCTTTGTCCATAAATCGTATTCACCAAATGACTATGGAGATCACCCACGCTCCCGAAGTGCACATGCTGTTAAAGTATTCGATTATAAAGAAAATAGGCCAGTTGTTGTAACTCAAATGCACGGTTTAAGAGATTTAAAAGGTAAATTGGATACGCCAGAAAGAGCTACGCAAGCACATAAATTACTCTCACTTGCAAATGGATTAACCGAAAACAAAGATGCGCTTATAGTTTGTGGCGACTTTAATGTGGAACCACAAAGCGAGACATTAAAAATTTTAGCAGATGTTGGTCTAACTGAGTTGGTAACCACGCGAACAACTAAAGGAACTCGAAATTCGCATTACAAAAAAGAAAGTAGATATGCAGATTATATGTTAGTGAATGAACATATTGATGTTTTAGATTTTAAGGTAATTTTCGAGCCTGAGGTTTCTGACCATTGTCCACTAATTTTGACTTTCTAA